A genomic region of Chryseobacterium sp. KACC 21268 contains the following coding sequences:
- a CDS encoding DUF4230 domain-containing protein, translating into MTKYTGILSFIFGIILTVFLFLSWRSCNKKEDAALINQDYYLITNQIQKMNKMVVLEQDFSSFQTHKSSAANIAGFDILPREMVLYTTAKAQVSYDLKQMKIDVDTVNKKLILQEIPQPEIKIFPDVKIHFMDDYAINRFTQKDINGVMESAKKNMAKSVNQNSLKEQSKKQLKDNLNDIFVLAKALHYSIEDKTNTFPATEL; encoded by the coding sequence CAAAGTACACAGGCATCCTTTCTTTTATTTTCGGAATCATTCTTACGGTTTTTTTATTTCTATCGTGGAGAAGCTGCAACAAGAAAGAAGATGCGGCGCTCATCAATCAAGATTATTACCTCATCACGAATCAAATCCAGAAGATGAACAAAATGGTGGTTTTGGAACAGGATTTTTCCAGCTTCCAAACGCACAAAAGTTCGGCGGCAAATATCGCAGGATTTGATATTCTACCAAGAGAAATGGTGCTTTACACGACTGCAAAGGCACAGGTTTCCTACGATTTGAAACAAATGAAAATCGATGTGGACACGGTGAATAAAAAATTGATTCTGCAAGAAATTCCCCAGCCCGAAATCAAGATTTTCCCGGATGTGAAAATTCATTTTATGGATGATTACGCGATTAACAGATTCACGCAGAAAGACATCAACGGTGTGATGGAATCTGCCAAGAAAAATATGGCAAAAAGCGTGAACCAGAACAGCCTGAAAGAGCAAAGCAAAAAACAATTGAAAGATAATCTGAACGATATATTCGTTTTGGCAAAGGCATTGCATTATTCCATCGAGGATAAGACCAATACTTTTCCCGCCACCGAATTATAA